One genomic window of Novosphingobium aureum includes the following:
- a CDS encoding diguanylate cyclase, producing MATAFLSTGVIRSRGMALAAMLAGAALIVPTSGAMAHGEALVDQGRATQVAAGSFVPSTAIVTVTASRAAMREQMQADLSKGFDQLRRGRQEAALKSFNKVIRAADASLAGDSRPRRCLADDEVLSGEPGLAGVDGALCEAHFGRGYALIDLGRGDLAEVDLRAATEMAPQNAHFANEYAELFKSRRDWKSAYALFEKAWTVADHTPGSPDADLAARALRGMGYAKAHMGDYAAGEELLERSLAFEPDSKAAKVQMAQIAKLRAIGS from the coding sequence ATGGCAACTGCTTTTCTATCGACAGGTGTAATCCGTTCACGCGGCATGGCACTCGCGGCAATGCTTGCCGGTGCCGCGCTCATCGTACCCACGAGCGGGGCGATGGCGCATGGTGAGGCGCTGGTCGATCAGGGCCGGGCGACGCAGGTCGCTGCTGGAAGCTTCGTGCCAAGCACCGCTATAGTGACCGTGACGGCCTCGCGCGCGGCGATGCGTGAGCAGATGCAGGCGGACCTCTCCAAGGGCTTCGACCAACTGCGCCGGGGGCGGCAGGAAGCCGCGCTCAAGTCCTTCAACAAGGTGATCCGCGCTGCAGACGCTTCGCTCGCCGGTGACAGCCGCCCGCGCCGCTGCCTCGCAGATGACGAGGTGCTTTCCGGCGAACCGGGCCTTGCCGGTGTCGATGGTGCCCTGTGCGAGGCGCATTTCGGGCGCGGTTATGCGCTCATCGACCTGGGTCGGGGCGATCTCGCCGAGGTTGACCTGCGTGCAGCAACCGAAATGGCACCGCAAAATGCGCATTTCGCCAACGAATACGCCGAGCTCTTCAAGTCCCGTCGCGATTGGAAGAGCGCCTACGCCCTGTTCGAGAAGGCCTGGACCGTCGCGGACCATACGCCGGGCAGTCCCGATGCCGACCTTGCCGCACGTGCGCTGCGCGGGATGGGCTATGCCAAGGCCCATATGGGCGACTACGCGGCGGGCGAGGAACTGCTCGAACGCTCGCTTGCCTTCGAACCCGACAGCAAGGCCGCCAAAGTTCAAATGGCCCAGATCGCCAAACTAAGAGCCATCGGGTCCTGA
- a CDS encoding TIGR00266 family protein yields MPNSPWSHSRSAAIADDVDFEIKGQELQFVEIELDPGESAVAEAGAMVWKDAPIAMSTVFGDGSGGQGGGFMDKRLGAGKRLVTGESLFTTVFTHEGRGKARVAFAAPVPGAILPIKLDDVGGRLICQKDAFLCAARGVSIGVHFQQKIMTGLFGGEGFIMQRLDGDGWVFVQMGGTVVERELAPGEELHVDTGCVAAFTESVDFDLVRAGSVKSMFFGGEGIFFARLRGPGKVWIQSLPFSRLAGRMLAAAGSRGGQNRGEGSILGSLGDLIDGD; encoded by the coding sequence GTGCCGAACAGCCCCTGGAGCCACAGCCGCAGCGCCGCGATTGCCGACGACGTCGATTTCGAGATCAAGGGCCAGGAACTGCAGTTCGTCGAGATCGAGCTCGATCCTGGCGAAAGTGCGGTGGCCGAGGCAGGCGCCATGGTCTGGAAGGATGCGCCCATCGCGATGTCGACCGTGTTCGGCGACGGCTCGGGTGGCCAGGGCGGCGGGTTCATGGACAAGCGGCTGGGCGCGGGCAAGCGACTCGTTACCGGCGAGAGCCTGTTCACCACCGTGTTCACGCACGAGGGTCGCGGCAAGGCGCGGGTCGCCTTCGCCGCGCCGGTGCCGGGCGCGATCCTGCCGATCAAGCTCGATGACGTGGGCGGCCGCCTGATCTGCCAGAAGGACGCCTTCCTGTGCGCCGCTCGCGGTGTCTCCATCGGGGTCCACTTCCAGCAGAAGATCATGACCGGCCTGTTCGGCGGCGAAGGCTTCATCATGCAGCGCCTCGACGGCGACGGCTGGGTCTTCGTGCAGATGGGTGGCACCGTGGTCGAGCGCGAATTGGCGCCGGGCGAGGAACTGCACGTCGACACCGGCTGCGTCGCCGCCTTCACCGAAAGCGTCGACTTCGATCTCGTGCGCGCGGGATCGGTCAAGTCGATGTTCTTCGGCGGCGAAGGCATCTTCTTCGCGCGGCTGCGCGGGCCGGGCAAGGTCTGGATACAGTCGCTGCCCTTCTCGCGCCTCGCCGGACGCATGCTCGCCGCGGCGGGTTCGCGGGGCGGACAAAACCGGGGCGAAGGCTCGATCCTGGGCAGCCTGGGCGACCTCATCGACGGCGACTGA
- the glmS gene encoding glutamine--fructose-6-phosphate transaminase (isomerizing): protein MCGIIGIVGKEEVADRLVDGLRRMEYRGYDSAGICTVDDDQLIRRRAEGKLMNLVRTLASEPAAGTTGIAHTRWATHGAPTTANAHPHATGSLALVHNGIIENFRPLREGLEARGRSFESQTDTEVVAHLVSEQVEAGLSPEDAVRAVLPQLRGAFALAIAFRSHPELLIGARLGSPLVVGYGDGETYLGSDALALAPLTQRIAYLEEGDWVVITREGAQIYDADNTPVEREIVHSGASAVAIEKGNYRHFMQKEIFEQPTVVAQTLSSYIRQVTQSVTLPQMDFDLGQVNRITVVACGTSYYAGMVAKYWIETFARIPVDIDVASEFRYRDPVLEPGGLALFISQSGETADTLAALKHCKANGQTIAVVVNVPTSTMAREADLLLPTHAGPEIGVASTKAFTCQLAVLAALAARLAVLRGRMDRAEETEVVRHLVETPACLNAALAHDDEIAQMAHLIAPARDVLYLGRGPDFPLALEGALKLKEISYIHAEGYASGEMKHGPIALIDDAVPVIVLAPSGPLFEKTVSNMQEVRARGGKVVLISDAEGIAEAGEGCMATIEMPKVHPLIAPLVYAVPVQLLAYHVACVKGTDVDQPRNLAKSVTVE, encoded by the coding sequence ATGTGTGGAATTATCGGCATCGTCGGCAAGGAAGAAGTCGCGGACCGTCTGGTCGATGGCCTGCGGCGGATGGAATATCGCGGCTACGACAGCGCGGGCATCTGCACCGTTGACGATGACCAGCTGATCCGCCGCCGCGCCGAGGGCAAGCTGATGAACCTCGTGCGCACCCTGGCCTCAGAACCCGCGGCAGGCACGACCGGCATCGCACACACCCGCTGGGCAACCCACGGCGCGCCGACGACGGCCAATGCCCATCCCCACGCCACCGGCTCGCTCGCCCTCGTCCACAACGGCATCATCGAGAACTTCCGTCCCTTGCGCGAAGGGCTCGAGGCGCGCGGTCGCAGCTTCGAGAGCCAGACAGACACCGAGGTCGTCGCGCACCTCGTCTCCGAGCAGGTCGAGGCTGGCCTCTCCCCCGAGGACGCGGTGCGTGCGGTGCTGCCGCAGCTGCGCGGCGCCTTCGCCTTGGCAATTGCCTTTCGCAGCCACCCCGAACTGCTGATCGGTGCCCGGCTCGGCTCGCCGCTGGTCGTCGGCTACGGAGATGGCGAGACCTATCTCGGCTCGGACGCCCTCGCCCTCGCCCCGCTGACCCAGCGCATCGCCTATCTCGAGGAAGGCGACTGGGTCGTCATCACCCGCGAGGGCGCGCAGATCTATGATGCCGACAACACGCCGGTCGAGCGCGAGATCGTCCACTCGGGCGCCTCTGCCGTCGCCATCGAGAAGGGTAACTACCGCCACTTCATGCAGAAGGAGATCTTCGAGCAGCCGACTGTGGTGGCGCAGACGCTCTCCAGCTACATTCGCCAGGTAACCCAGTCGGTCACCCTGCCGCAGATGGACTTCGACCTTGGCCAGGTGAACCGCATCACCGTAGTCGCCTGCGGTACCAGCTATTACGCGGGCATGGTTGCCAAGTACTGGATCGAGACCTTCGCGCGCATCCCGGTCGACATCGATGTCGCCTCCGAGTTTCGCTATCGCGATCCCGTCCTGGAGCCGGGCGGGCTGGCGCTGTTCATCTCGCAATCGGGCGAGACCGCCGACACGCTCGCGGCCCTCAAGCACTGCAAGGCGAACGGCCAGACCATCGCGGTCGTCGTCAACGTGCCGACCTCGACCATGGCGCGCGAGGCCGACCTTCTTCTCCCGACTCACGCCGGTCCCGAAATCGGTGTCGCCTCGACCAAGGCCTTCACCTGCCAGCTTGCCGTGCTCGCCGCCCTCGCCGCGCGCCTCGCGGTGCTGCGCGGGCGTATGGACCGCGCCGAGGAGACCGAGGTGGTGCGCCATCTCGTCGAGACCCCGGCCTGCCTCAACGCCGCGCTGGCTCACGACGACGAGATCGCGCAGATGGCGCACCTCATCGCCCCGGCGCGCGACGTGCTTTACCTTGGCCGCGGACCGGACTTCCCACTTGCCCTCGAAGGCGCGCTCAAGCTGAAGGAAATCAGCTATATCCATGCTGAAGGCTATGCCTCGGGCGAGATGAAGCACGGCCCCATCGCGCTGATCGACGATGCCGTGCCGGTGATCGTGCTCGCCCCTTCGGGCCCGCTCTTCGAAAAGACCGTCAGCAATATGCAGGAAGTACGCGCACGCGGCGGCAAGGTGGTGCTGATCTCGGATGCCGAGGGCATTGCCGAGGCCGGCGAAGGCTGCATGGCGACGATCGAGATGCCCAAGGTCCATCCCCTGATCGCACCGCTGGTCTATGCCGTGCCGGTGCAGTTGCTCGCCTATCACGTCGCCTGCGTGAAGGGCACCGACGTCGACCAGCCGCGCAATCTCGCCAAGAGCGTAACCGTCGAATAA